A window of the Pangasianodon hypophthalmus isolate fPanHyp1 chromosome 12, fPanHyp1.pri, whole genome shotgun sequence genome harbors these coding sequences:
- the wnt3 gene encoding proto-oncogene Wnt-3, protein MDLYLVGYLHLLCVWLSSSRVLGGYPIWWSLALGQQYSSLGSQPILCGSIPGLVPKQLRFCRNYIEIMPSVAEGVKLGIQECQHQFRGRRWNCTTIKDNLAIFGPVLDKATRESAFVHAIASAGVAFAVTRSCAEGTSTMCGCDSHHKGPPGEGWKWGGCSEDAEFGVLVSREFADARENRPDARSAMNRHNNEAGRMTILENMHLRCKCHGLSGSCEVKTCWWAQPDFRLLGDYLKDKYDSASEMVVEKHRESRGWVETLRAKYAFFKHPTERDLVYYEGSPNFCEPNPETGSFGTRDRTCNVSSHGIEGCDLLCCGRGHNTRTEKRKEKCHCIFHWCCYVSCQECVRVYDVHTCK, encoded by the exons ATGGATTTGTACCTTGTTGGATATCTACATCTTCTGTGCGTGTGGTTGTCCAGCTCTCGGGTGCTCGGAGGCTATCCCATCTGGTG GTCCCTAGCTCTGGGGCAGCAGTACTCGTCTCTGGGCTCCCAGCCCATCCTGTGCGGCTCCATTCCTGGTCTAGTGCCCAAGCAGCTGCGCTTCTGCCGCAACTACATCGAGATCATGCCCAGTGTTGCCGAAGGGGTCAAACTGGGCATCCAGGAGTGCCAGCACCAGTTCCGCGGTCGCAGATGGAACTGCACCACCATAAAGGACAACCTAGCTATCTTTGGCCCTGTGCTGGACAAAG CCACTAGAGAGTCTGCGTTTGTCCATGCAATTGCCTCTGCTGGTGTGGCATTTGCAGTGACACGGTCCTGCGCAGAAGGAACCTCCACCATGTGCGGCTGTGATTCCCACCACAAAGGGCCACCAGGTGAGGGCTGGAAGTGGGGTGGCTGTAGCGAGGATGCCGAATTCGGGGTGCTCGTATCCCGAGAGTTTGCAGATGCCAGAGAAAACCGGCCAGACGCCCGTTCCGCCATGAACCGGCACAACAATGAAGCTGGACGAATG ACCATCCTGGAGAACATGCACCTACGCTGTAAGTGCCATGGCTTGTCAGGGAGCTGCGAGGTGAAGACATGCTGGTGGGCACAGCCTGACTTCCGCTTGCTGGGCGACTATCTGAAGGACAAGTACGACAGCGCGTCtgagatggtggtggagaaaCACCGGGAGTCCCGGGGCTGGGTGGAGACACTGCGAGCCAAGTACGCCTTCTTCAAGCACCCCACTGAGAGAGACCTGGTCTACTACGAGGGCTCTCCCAACTTCTGCGAGCCAAACCCGGAGACGGGCTCGTTTGGCACACGCGACCGCACCTGCAACGTGTCGTCTCACGGCATCGAGGGCTGCGATCTCCTCTGCTGCGGCCGCGGCCACAACACGCGGACTGAAAAGCGCAAAGAGAAGTGCCACTGTATCTTCCACTGGTGCTGCTACGTCAGCTGCCAGGAGTGCGTACGAGTCTACGACGTACACACGTGCAAATAA